A genome region from Rickettsiales endosymbiont of Stachyamoeba lipophora includes the following:
- the rpoC gene encoding DNA-directed RNA polymerase subunit beta', whose amino-acid sequence MGELYSIFNNSGNNFVFDQISIGIASAEKMRSWSYGEIKKPETINYRTFKPERDGLFCARIFGPIKDYECLCGKYKRMKYRGVICEKCGVEVTTSKVRRERMGHIELAAPVVHIWFLKSLPSKISALLDLPLKDLEKILYFEAYVVTDPGLSPFSKGDLLSEDQFYRAQDEYGEDAFTAMIGAEAIKSLLVEFDLKQHQESLRVDLKETNSEIKKKKIVKRLKIIEDLLDSGNKPEWMVLDVLPVIPPELRPLVMLDGGRFATSDLNELYRRVINRNNRLRRLLELKAPDIIIRNEKRMLQESVDALFDNGRRGRVVKASNKRPFKSLSDMLKGKQGRFRQNLLGKRVDYSGRSVIVVGPTLKLHQCGLPKKMALELFKPFIYSKLELYGISNTLKTAKKMVESERPEVWDILEEVIREHPVLLNRAPTLHRLGIQAFEPILIEGKAIQLHPLVCAAFNADFDGDQMAVHVPLSIEAQLESRALMMSTNNILAPSNGKPIIVPSQDIVLGIYYLSMELEGEPGEGMVFSDEGEIHHALYNKVITLHSKIKCRRNHRTYDGSYQTKLVDTTAGRMYVAALLPKDFFIPFEHVNKLLTKKEISALIDVVYRNCGQKNAVIFADKLMELGFAHACRSGISIGKDDMVVPTTKQKHLDSTLEEVTEFESQYADGLITSGEKYNKVIDTWSRCTDKVADDMMKQISAGDVYNESKSNQQKVNSIWMMAHSGARGSAAQIKQLAGMRGLMAKPSGEIIETPIISNFKEGLTVLEYFNSTHGARKGLADTALKTANSGYLTRRLVDVSQDCIIGEYDCETTRGIEAKPVIDGGEVIVGLGDLILGRTAAIDIRHSQSGEVIVQAGEMIDETVVEKIDQAGINSVLIRSVITCEAKGHVCGKCYGRDLSTGALVSVGEAIGVIAAQSIGEPGTQLTMRTFHIGGAATKSIEVSNVDASTEGVLKIINRNLVEDSQGKLVVMSRNCEVVIVDDIGTEKARHKVPYGAKLHLDENNKVKKGQRIADWDPYTIPIITEKSGKILYTDLVEGVSVRDVVDEATGISSKVVIDVKQQTRAVDLRPRITITDNNGKILTLANGLEARYFLPVNAIISVNDGDNIHAGDVLSRIPRESTKTRDITGGLPRVVELFEARKPKDHAIISDIDGVVEFGKDYKSKRRIVINPTDDQVSAVEYLIPKGKHIVVNEGDFVRKGDVLMDGNPVPHDILRVMGVEALTRYMVNEIQAVYRLQGVKIDDKHIEVIICQMLQKMEIIDAGETTFLAGEQVDREELDETNAKADKNGYSPAKAIPVLQGITKASLQTRSFISAASFQETTRVLTDASVAGKVDRLVGLKENVIVGRLIPAGTGYVVNKFKKLAQARDHEVLAKKQQNESA is encoded by the coding sequence ATGGGTGAGTTATATAGTATTTTTAATAATTCTGGAAATAATTTCGTCTTTGATCAAATTTCAATTGGAATTGCCAGTGCTGAAAAAATGCGCTCATGGTCATATGGGGAAATAAAAAAACCTGAAACTATTAACTACCGTACTTTTAAGCCGGAACGCGATGGTTTATTCTGTGCTCGTATTTTTGGTCCAATTAAGGATTATGAATGCTTATGCGGAAAATATAAACGTATGAAATATCGTGGTGTTATTTGTGAAAAATGTGGTGTTGAAGTTACTACTTCTAAAGTTAGACGTGAAAGAATGGGGCATATTGAGCTTGCTGCTCCAGTGGTGCATATATGGTTCTTAAAGTCACTTCCATCTAAAATTTCTGCCCTACTAGATTTGCCACTTAAAGATCTTGAAAAAATTCTGTATTTTGAAGCTTATGTAGTGACTGATCCAGGCCTTTCACCATTTTCTAAAGGTGATCTGCTTAGTGAAGATCAGTTTTATCGTGCACAAGATGAATATGGTGAAGATGCATTTACTGCAATGATCGGTGCTGAAGCTATTAAATCATTACTTGTTGAATTTGATTTGAAGCAACATCAAGAATCTTTAAGAGTAGATTTAAAAGAAACTAATTCAGAAATTAAGAAAAAGAAAATTGTAAAACGTTTAAAAATCATTGAGGATTTACTTGATTCTGGAAATAAACCGGAATGGATGGTGTTAGACGTTCTGCCAGTAATCCCACCAGAATTACGTCCGTTAGTAATGCTTGATGGTGGTAGATTTGCAACTTCTGACTTGAATGAATTATATAGAAGAGTAATCAACCGTAACAACCGTTTAAGAAGACTCTTAGAGCTTAAAGCTCCTGATATCATCATTCGTAATGAAAAAAGAATGTTGCAAGAATCAGTAGATGCATTGTTTGACAATGGTAGAAGGGGTAGGGTTGTTAAGGCCTCTAATAAACGTCCATTCAAATCACTTAGTGATATGCTGAAAGGTAAGCAAGGTCGTTTCCGTCAAAACTTATTGGGCAAGCGTGTTGACTATTCAGGACGTTCAGTAATTGTAGTAGGACCAACTTTAAAACTGCATCAATGTGGTTTGCCAAAGAAAATGGCTCTTGAATTATTCAAACCATTCATTTATTCAAAATTAGAACTTTATGGTATTTCAAATACCTTAAAAACTGCTAAAAAAATGGTTGAATCAGAGCGTCCGGAAGTTTGGGACATTTTAGAAGAAGTAATTCGGGAGCATCCTGTATTGCTTAATCGTGCGCCAACTTTACATAGACTTGGTATTCAGGCATTTGAACCAATCTTAATTGAAGGTAAAGCTATTCAGTTACATCCGTTAGTATGTGCAGCATTCAATGCTGACTTTGACGGTGACCAAATGGCAGTACACGTACCGTTATCTATTGAGGCTCAGCTTGAATCACGTGCACTTATGATGTCTACTAACAATATTTTGGCTCCATCAAACGGTAAGCCAATTATTGTACCATCACAAGATATTGTACTTGGAATTTATTATCTTTCTATGGAGCTTGAAGGCGAGCCTGGTGAAGGTATGGTGTTTTCTGATGAAGGTGAAATTCACCATGCGCTTTACAACAAAGTAATTACCTTACATAGTAAAATTAAATGTAGAAGAAATCACCGCACATATGACGGTAGTTATCAAACTAAGCTGGTTGACACTACAGCCGGTAGAATGTATGTGGCAGCTCTATTACCAAAAGATTTTTTCATACCATTTGAGCATGTAAATAAATTGCTTACTAAGAAAGAAATTTCAGCACTTATTGACGTAGTATATCGTAATTGTGGTCAGAAAAATGCGGTAATTTTTGCAGATAAGTTAATGGAGCTTGGGTTTGCTCATGCATGTAGATCTGGTATTTCCATTGGTAAAGATGACATGGTTGTCCCAACTACTAAGCAAAAACATTTGGATAGTACTTTAGAAGAAGTTACAGAGTTTGAAAGCCAATATGCTGATGGTTTAATTACCAGTGGTGAAAAATACAACAAAGTAATTGATACTTGGTCACGTTGTACTGATAAAGTTGCAGATGATATGATGAAACAAATTTCTGCAGGTGATGTATATAACGAGTCAAAAAGTAATCAGCAAAAAGTTAACTCTATTTGGATGATGGCCCATTCTGGTGCTCGTGGTTCTGCGGCTCAAATTAAACAGCTTGCAGGTATGCGCGGACTTATGGCTAAACCAAGTGGTGAAATTATTGAAACTCCAATTATTTCTAACTTTAAAGAAGGTCTTACCGTACTTGAGTACTTTAATTCTACTCATGGTGCTCGTAAGGGTCTTGCGGATACTGCGCTTAAAACTGCAAACTCTGGTTACTTAACCCGTAGGCTTGTTGATGTATCGCAGGATTGTATTATTGGTGAATATGATTGTGAAACTACCCGTGGTATTGAAGCAAAACCTGTGATTGATGGTGGCGAGGTAATTGTCGGTTTAGGTGATTTAATATTAGGACGTACTGCTGCGATTGACATTCGCCATTCACAAAGTGGTGAAGTTATTGTCCAAGCTGGTGAAATGATTGATGAAACAGTTGTTGAAAAGATTGACCAAGCTGGAATTAACTCAGTTTTAATTAGGTCAGTTATTACTTGTGAAGCTAAGGGTCATGTATGTGGTAAATGTTACGGACGTGATCTATCAACTGGTGCTTTAGTCAGTGTAGGTGAGGCGATTGGTGTTATTGCTGCTCAGTCTATTGGTGAGCCAGGTACGCAGCTTACTATGAGAACGTTCCATATTGGTGGTGCGGCTACTAAGAGTATTGAAGTTTCAAATGTTGATGCATCAACCGAGGGTGTATTAAAGATTATTAACCGTAACTTGGTGGAAGACAGTCAAGGTAAACTTGTAGTAATGAGCCGTAACTGTGAAGTAGTTATAGTTGATGATATTGGGACCGAAAAGGCAAGACATAAAGTTCCATATGGTGCTAAACTCCATCTGGATGAAAATAATAAAGTTAAAAAAGGTCAGCGTATTGCAGACTGGGATCCTTACACCATACCTATTATTACTGAAAAATCAGGTAAAATTCTTTATACTGATTTAGTAGAAGGGGTGTCGGTAAGAGATGTGGTTGATGAAGCAACCGGTATTTCAAGCAAGGTTGTTATTGATGTTAAGCAACAAACTAGAGCTGTTGATTTAAGGCCGCGTATTACTATTACAGATAATAATGGTAAGATACTGACTTTAGCAAATGGCTTAGAAGCAAGATACTTCCTACCAGTTAATGCAATTATATCAGTAAATGATGGTGATAATATTCATGCTGGTGACGTATTATCTCGTATTCCACGTGAGTCCACTAAAACTCGTGATATTACAGGTGGTTTACCAAGAGTAGTAGAATTATTCGAAGCACGTAAACCTAAAGATCATGCTATTATTAGTGATATTGATGGTGTGGTTGAATTTGGTAAAGATTATAAGAGTAAGCGCCGTATTGTTATTAACCCAACTGACGATCAGGTATCAGCGGTTGAGTACTTAATACCCAAAGGTAAACATATTGTGGTTAATGAGGGTGACTTTGTACGTAAGGGTGATGTACTTATGGATGGTAATCCGGTACCGCATGACATTTTAAGAGTTATGGGTGTTGAAGCACTTACCCGTTATATGGTTAATGAAATTCAGGCTGTGTATAGGTTACAAGGTGTGAAGATTGATGATAAGCATATTGAAGTAATTATTTGTCAAATGCTTCAAAAAATGGAAATTATTGATGCTGGTGAAACTACTTTCCTTGCTGGTGAACAGGTTGACCGTGAAGAATTAGATGAAACAAATGCAAAAGCTGATAAAAATGGTTACTCCCCTGCTAAAGCAATACCAGTACTTCAAGGTATTACTAAAGCATCGTTGCAAACCAGATCATTTATTTCTGCTGCTTCCTTCCAAGAAACTACTCGTGTTCTTACTGATGCATCTGTTGCAGGTAAAGTTGATAGGCTTGTTGGGCTAAAAGA